TGCCTTAATTTCTGCAAAAAAACGCAGAAATTAAGGCAAATCGAACCCTTCGCTGTTCGATTGGCTCACCGCCCGCCCCCCCCGGAAAGCGTCCGCCTGAAGCGGAAATCGATGGTTGCAATATGCTTGAAGATCCGATCAAGTCATTCAACACACAAAAAGCCTGACAATAGTGCCAGGCTTTTTGCAATTAGAACGGATACTGATTCAACCACTGTCCGCCGTCTAGTGTGACGATTTCACCGTTCATGTAGGAGGCTTTGTCGGACATGATGAACGCGGCTAGTTCGGCGATTTCTTCCGGTTTGCCTACACGTCCTAGTGGAACTGAATTGATAGTTCTTTTCACCGCATCTTCAGATTGGAATAAGCGTTCCGCTCCACCTGTACGCTCGATAGGACCAGGTGCAATTCCATTCACCCTGAAACCGAATTTCCGTCCCCATTCCACTGCAAGCGTGCGAGTCAACGACATGACGCCCGCCTTTGCAGCAGCCGAATGGACAACTCCCGGACCCGCATCCCATGCATATGTTGCAAGCATGTTCAAAATAGCCCCTTTTTGCCCTTTTTTAATCCAGTAATTGCCGACTGCACTTGTACAATAGAAGGTTCCGTTCAGTACGATGTCAATGACTGATTTCCATCCATTCGGAGAAAGTTCTTCCGCATGGACTAGAAAGTTTCCGGCGGCATTGTTTACAAGTCCATCGATTCTCCCGAATTTTCCTTCCGCAAACTCCACCATGCCTTGTACGTTTTCAATGTTGCGAACGTCCATTTGATAAGTATGTGCACGGTCCCCAATTTCTTTCCGCGCATCTTCCAATCTGTCTTCGTCCCGTCCTGTGATGATGACTTGTGCGCCTTCATCGG
The sequence above is drawn from the Sporosarcina luteola genome and encodes:
- the fadH gene encoding 2,4-dienoyl-CoA reductase yields the protein MFTDKVIIVTGGSSGMGKYMAKRFADEGAQVIITGRDEDRLEDARKEIGDRAHTYQMDVRNIENVQGMVEFAEGKFGRIDGLVNNAAGNFLVHAEELSPNGWKSVIDIVLNGTFYCTSAVGNYWIKKGQKGAILNMLATYAWDAGPGVVHSAAAKAGVMSLTRTLAVEWGRKFGFRVNGIAPGPIERTGGAERLFQSEDAVKRTINSVPLGRVGKPEEIAELAAFIMSDKASYMNGEIVTLDGGQWLNQYPF